The following is a genomic window from Sphingobacterium spiritivorum.
TTTGTATTACGATAACTCGCACCTACATTAGGAGTCAGGGAAATATCATCATTCACTTTAAAGGATTTGCCTACTAGCACGTCTGCATTTATATCTGAAAAACGCATTTTCTGTGACACTAAATTATTAGGCGGTACATATGCAAGCCCCGGAGGGAGTACACTCAGGTAACTATTGGTGTAAAAATCCTGTCCTGCACGTCCTTGTATAAACAGTCCGTTATCAAATGTATAACGTGCAGAAATGGAACTGATCAACCGGTTTCTGTCTGTATTATTCTGGATTTCATAAGCCGCAAACCAGGGATTGGTATCCCATGTATTTCCGGTATTGTAAGGTATTTCTGCTCCCTTATCTGTTTTCCAGGGTTTCAGATCTCTGATATCCAGACTTGTTGGCAGAAATACAGCATTGTAATTGGCACTCCCTGCTCCATCCGAAAGCATAGGACGATTCTTTGCTTTTTCGATGATATAATTGGCACGCGCATCAATAGCCAGTCTCTTGACAGGTTCAAATGTACCTGTCAGATTAAAGGATTGTCTGTCTAAGCCCGAATTAGGCATGATGGATTTATTCGAAACATCACTGACAGAAAAGCGAAGTGCACCTCCGTCGAATGATTTATTCAGGGCTAATGAATTGGTCCAGGTATGTCCGTCTTTGTAGAAATTTTTAATATTATTCTGCTGCGCAACATAAGGTCTTGAAACACCGTCAAACTGAGGCACACTGCTACCGTCTAATTTTGCTCCCCAGCTGGATCCGCCTACCTGAGCAGCTGCAGCAGCGCTTACCGGTTTTTCACCATTCGTTCCCTGACCATATACATACTGCCAGTCGGTACGGTCCATTACCTGTTCTACGACATAGTTACTGCTGAAATCAATACCTGATCCTTTACCCGATTTGGTGGTGATCAGGATGACCCCTGCTTTGGCACGTGAACCATAGAGCGCCGACGCGGCAGCACCTTTCAGCACAGATATACTTTCGATATCATCCGGATTCAGGTTACCGATAGCATCTCCCATATCCGGTGCATTGTCCCACTGACTACCTTTGTTTCCGTTAGGATTGGTATTTCCGAATCCCACCGGCGCATTTTCCATCGGCACGCCATTGATGACGTAGAGCGGCTGGTTGGTCTGGCTCAGACTGGATGCTCCTCTGATCACTACACTGGTAGCTGATCCGACACCTCCGGAAGTGGCACTCACATCAAGACCGGCCACTTTACCGACAAGAGAGTTGGCGATATTGTTTTCACGGGCCTGCGTCAGTGTCTCTCCATTGATCTGAGTTACGGAATAACCTAATGTACGCTTCTCACGGGTCACACCCAGAGCTGTAACAACGACTTCATTCAAAAGCTGATTGTCTTCCTGCAACGCTATTTTGATCTCATTATTATTTTGCACGGTGACTTCCTGCGACAGGTATCCGGCAAAAGAGATCAACAGCACACTTCCTGAATTTACATCTAATTCAAAGCGGCCATTCAGGTCTGTAGCTTTACCTATAGCAGTTCCTTTGAGGCGTACAGTAGCTCCGGACAGGGCTACTCCCTGTGCATCCGTTACTATCCCTCTCACTTTTAATTGTTGTCTGGGTGTAATCACTACGAGTCCGTCTCCCGAAACAGAATACTGAAGATCAGATCTTTTGAAAAGTCTATCCAATACATCGACGACCTTTGTCTCTTTTACAGATAAGGATATTTCTTTATTCAATAATTGGTTTGTCGAGTTATAGACAAAGTAGTAATCACTATTCTGTTCTATAATCTTCAATACTTTACTCAGTTTGGTTTTGTTAACATCTAAGGTAACTTTTTGCTGAGAATAGACACCTGCTGACACGTGGAGGCAGGCGATTAACATCATAATCAAAGTTAGTTTCATCCAGATAATGAATCTAAAGCGCATAAAACATACCTTATGCACTTGCAATAAGCAATTTTTAATCATACTTTGGTACTTGGTTAAAGTTAAAACTTGGCAGCGCACTTTTTGGCTTAGTTATGCTGCCGGTTTACTAATCATTTTTAGGAGGATGGTGTTGGCTCACCATCCTTTTTCGTTATTCATAAATCGTTATTTTTTTTCCATATATTTTATATTTAAAAGGGTTTACTTTTTGTAATGAACTGAGCACCTGCTCAATATCTTCTTTACTAAAGGTGGCTGTAAATCTAAAATTATTCAACTGCTGACCTTCCAGTTCGATATCCACATCGTACCAGCGTTCCAGTATATGTTCCAGAGAGGAGAAGTCCTGATCTACGATTTCCAGACGGCCTTCTTTCCATGCGATATCTGCCAAAGGTAACTCTGCGGTGACGGGCTGCAGATCCTGAATCGTGATTTCCTGCAGAGGTAGTTTTTTGGTTTTCTTTGCTGTTTCCGGAAGAGTTTCTTCCTTTTTATCTGTTTTGGAAATAATTACTTTCTGATTTGGCTTTAATATCAGCGAGTTCTCATTTCCTCTTTTACTTCTCATTTCGATAAGTCCGTGGATCAGTACAGCTTCCGAAGTCTTTTCATCCGGATAGGCTTTTACATTGAAAGCAGTACCCAGCACGCGGATGTCGAAATCCTGTGTATGAAGGACAAAGGGTTTGTCTTTATTTTTACTGACGTCAAAAAAAGCCTCTCCTATGAGTGTAACATTTCGTTCATTCTTATTGAAGCTGTTGTCCACAAAAAGCTGACTTCCGGCATTTAACGTGACCTTGGTTCCGTCTGAAAGCTCAATTGTTTTTTTCTCTCCATTGGCCGTTACATAGCTGATGCGGGAAGCAGAAGAAGGCTCTTCCTGTACATTCCAACGCTGTATGCCCCAGAATAGTCCACCTGCAAACACTATTACTGCAGCGGCTATTTTGAGCCACAATGAAAATCGTACTATTTTATTTTCAGCCGGAGGGGAATTTACTTCAATATCAGCCTTCAGTTTGTTGACCTGCACATTCAGCGGCTTCTTATTTCCTACCAGGATAATATAAAGCTTTTTCGCTTGCAGTATCTTTTCACGTTGTTCGGGATGATGGCGTAAATAGGTTTCCCAATATTGAATACATTGCTGGTTTTCTCCCGAACAATACTGTTGAAACGTATCGTCAATCAGAAAATCTTCAACATTTTCGTATCTGGTGTTTATCATTTGGTCCTCTTTCCCTTATAGTGTCCTATATGGGAAGAATTGCCTAAGAAAAAAAACAACAAAATCGCAAATAACTGATTATCAGTAATAAAAAATTAAAAATCTTTTAACTCCTGCCGTAATATTTTCAGGGCATCATATACGGTATTATAAGCAGTCTTGATCGTTTGTTGGGTTTGAGCGGCTATCTGTTCATAGGTAAGTCCTTCAAAAAACTTCAAATGGATGAGCTGTTTTTGTCTGAAGGTAAGTTTTTCGAGGGCTTCTTTTAACCGGTACTGGATCCATTCATTGGTCTGTACTTTTATAATAAACTCATCATATGGCATTTCAAACCAGTCGTCCTCAGCCTTCACATTTTGTAATGCTTTATTTATTTTATTCTGCTTTTCCAGCAGTCTGAGCAATTTACGTTTGAGAAAGGTAATGAGGTAAGCCTGGACATTCTCTACTCTTTCAAGTTTATCTCTTTTCTCCCATAATGTCACAAATACCTGATCCGTAGCCTCACTGGACAGCTCTGCATCTCCACTTGTACGTATACCAAAATTGACCAATTCATAAAACAGTGCTTTATAGAGATCAAAGAAAGCATCTTCATCTCCATTCCGCATCCGTTCCCAAAGAAGTCTGTAGGTCAGTTTATTGTTCATATATGATTCGTACAGTTGCAGCTATTCTCCGTGGACAATTATACTTTAACAGTAACCTGTTTTTTTATAATGATCAGGAAAATGTTAAAAGTAATCATATTCGTATTATGAACCTTGAAAAGTTTAATATTATTTAAAAACTCACTTATATACTGGAATGTACACTCCTAAAACTTTTCGAGTTTGTTCATTATAATATCAGGTCTTATTCATATCTAAACAACTTGGTATAGAACATGAAAACATTAATGAAGCTAATTGACTCGCTGTATAATTAAACCTATTTACTTTCCGGTCTTAAAAAAGGCACATCCTTCGGTTGTATAAGTTCATCTTTATTCATCGTAAATAAAGAATATTTTACCACTTTAAAATATTCAAGACGGGTCGGCATTTTAATTCTTCTATGCGTAAGAATACCAACGTAATAAGTATAATTATAACCAATATCATTTTTAGACTTTAAAGAATCTATTCCCGTAGCTTCATTTAGGAATTGAATATATAATTCCCTGTTTGGGCCGTTTTTTATTTTATTAATCTGGTCAAAATACTTTTTAGTATATTCATTTTTTTTAATTGCAGCGTCAGGATCTTTTAAGTCTTTATAAGCATCATAGTTTATACTATATTCTCTTAATCTTAAAATATCAATCATAATATCTCTTGATGAAGGTTGTGCAAAAGAAGCATTACTACAGCAGATTAAGAATATTAAACCGATGAGTCCTATTACTATTCCTTTAATAATAAATAAAAACATATGATAAGCTGTATTAGTAAAAAAATTATAAAATAAGATCAACTATTCAAATTCATCCTTTTACTTATGAGAGTCCGTTTTAGATTAAATAGACTACTATCTGGAATAAAATTAGCAACAATGACGTTAAAAAAGAGATATTAAAATAAATAGAATAATTTTTTAATTTTCTTCTTTTTATAAAAATACAACTCGTTGAATACAAAAAAGTTATAAGAATAATAATATATAAATATGTGAAAAAATAGTTTAAAATAATTGCAGGTGTTCTACTTAAACCAAGATTTTCTATTCTGGGGGCACCATAGTTAGTCATATCTGTATAAAAATCATAGAAATAGCCTAATCTCAAGATGTAAGTCA
Proteins encoded in this region:
- a CDS encoding SusC/RagA family TonB-linked outer membrane protein, with translation MRFRFIIWMKLTLIMMLIACLHVSAGVYSQQKVTLDVNKTKLSKVLKIIEQNSDYYFVYNSTNQLLNKEISLSVKETKVVDVLDRLFKRSDLQYSVSGDGLVVITPRQQLKVRGIVTDAQGVALSGATVRLKGTAIGKATDLNGRFELDVNSGSVLLISFAGYLSQEVTVQNNNEIKIALQEDNQLLNEVVVTALGVTREKRTLGYSVTQINGETLTQARENNIANSLVGKVAGLDVSATSGGVGSATSVVIRGASSLSQTNQPLYVINGVPMENAPVGFGNTNPNGNKGSQWDNAPDMGDAIGNLNPDDIESISVLKGAAASALYGSRAKAGVILITTKSGKGSGIDFSSNYVVEQVMDRTDWQYVYGQGTNGEKPVSAAAAAQVGGSSWGAKLDGSSVPQFDGVSRPYVAQQNNIKNFYKDGHTWTNSLALNKSFDGGALRFSVSDVSNKSIMPNSGLDRQSFNLTGTFEPVKRLAIDARANYIIEKAKNRPMLSDGAGSANYNAVFLPTSLDIRDLKPWKTDKGAEIPYNTGNTWDTNPWFAAYEIQNNTDRNRLISSISARYTFDNGLFIQGRAGQDFYTNSYLSVLPPGLAYVPPNNLVSQKMRFSDINADVLVGKSFKVNDDISLTPNVGASYRNTKTDLTINQGSGVLVPGVYNIAGLKNKSVAYAETEQETQSVYGTMEFAYRDILYLTGSARSDWFSTLAAPGKDNKLNVVYPSISGSFVFTEFLNSSAINFGKLRAGYAVVGQATRPYQTALTYRVMSESLNGASLGQINNLEIPNSGLKASKASELEIGTDLRFFNNRLNVDLTWYKKRSDDEITAVTTSSTVGYDGAILNSGSIENKGVEALITGVIIKKEDFNWTSSINMTYNKNTVISLADGVPEQLIATSRSGVGFLKNIPGKALGQIVAYDYKYDANGEIVRLADGSPDRGELKDYGSAYNKWFAGWNNDFTYKRFNFGFLIDGKFGGKLFSGTDYLGYIKGLHKETLENRETLGNTAPKFYENTANNTSFRFVNDASFIKFRQLTFGYSFPAKMFNNKINSLNVSLVARNLFILMKKTDNIDPESSYNATFPGLELGGMPPARTFGVNLNVKF
- a CDS encoding FecR family protein; this encodes MINTRYENVEDFLIDDTFQQYCSGENQQCIQYWETYLRHHPEQREKILQAKKLYIILVGNKKPLNVQVNKLKADIEVNSPPAENKIVRFSLWLKIAAAVIVFAGGLFWGIQRWNVQEEPSSASRISYVTANGEKKTIELSDGTKVTLNAGSQLFVDNSFNKNERNVTLIGEAFFDVSKNKDKPFVLHTQDFDIRVLGTAFNVKAYPDEKTSEAVLIHGLIEMRSKRGNENSLILKPNQKVIISKTDKKEETLPETAKKTKKLPLQEITIQDLQPVTAELPLADIAWKEGRLEIVDQDFSSLEHILERWYDVDIELEGQQLNNFRFTATFSKEDIEQVLSSLQKVNPFKYKIYGKKITIYE
- a CDS encoding RNA polymerase sigma factor, whose translation is MNNKLTYRLLWERMRNGDEDAFFDLYKALFYELVNFGIRTSGDAELSSEATDQVFVTLWEKRDKLERVENVQAYLITFLKRKLLRLLEKQNKINKALQNVKAEDDWFEMPYDEFIIKVQTNEWIQYRLKEALEKLTFRQKQLIHLKFFEGLTYEQIAAQTQQTIKTAYNTVYDALKILRQELKDF